TCCCATCTCTTTAAAAGAAATCCTGCGAGCCTGCGACATCATCGGTATAGAAGCCACCATATCAGAAAGCAAAGAAAAATCCTTCTCCGATGTTGTTGCCGTCAAAATTCTAGAGGTCCGTCCACATCCTGATGCAGAAAAATTGCGGGTGGCCACAGTTAGTGATGGAGAATCTCTTACCCAGGTTGTATGTGGGGCTTCTAATTGCCGTGAGGGTATAATTACAGCTTTCGCAAAAGTTGGCGCTACTTTGACCTCTTCTGAAGGAGCTACCTACAAAATAAAAAAATCTAAAATTCGCGGAGTAGAATCCTTTGGCATGTGTTGTTCCACAGAGGAACTAGGTATCGCTGCAGAAAATTCTTCTGAAGGAATTTTAGAACTGCCCAGCGATACCCCATTAGGAGAAGATCTTTCTATTATCTTGGGCAGCGTAAGTCTTGAATTATCTCTCACTCCTAATTTAGGACACTGTGCCTCCCTGCTAGGAGTTGCTAGAGAAATAGCCTTCGCTCTAGGAAAAACTTTAATAACTCCCCAAGAATGGAATTTCTCTCCCTTCCCTACCTTACTATGCCCCTCTTTTGACCGAGCAGATGAGGACGCTTGCCCTCTCTTCGCCTTTGCAGAAATCACAGGTATAGCCAATATCCCCTCCCCAAAAGGACTTCAAGAAACACTAACAAAATTAGGACAAAAGCCCACCAATGCAATTGTAGATATCACTAACTACATTATGCTTGGGTTGGGCCAACCGTTACATGCTTACGATCGAAGATTCGTTGATACCGACTCTTTGTCTGTTTCCAAACTAAATTCTTCTCAAAGCATAACCACATTACAAAATGAAGAACTTCTTTTGCCTGAATCTACGCTCGTCATTAAGGATAAGGAAAAAACTCTTGCCATTGCCGGTGTGATCGGTTGCAAATCCTCGTCTATTCAGGACTCCACAGAGTCTATAGTTCTCGAAGCCGCCTACTTCTCTCCGCAAACAATTAGTAAGTCTATATCTTTAACAGGACTACAGACAGAAGCCAGTTACAGGTTTTCTAGAGGCGTCGATCCAAAGAACGTTCTACCAGCACTTTATGCCGCCATTCATCTTATCCTAGATATCTTCCCTCAAGCTAAAGTGAAGCATGTCTATGTGTTGGAAAATTCTCCTTACGAAGCAAAATTTGTCTATCTACGAACATTTCAAGTCAATCGTTTACTAGGCACCTCTCTAGATCAAAAAGAATGTTGTTTGAGACTCGAACGCCTTGGATTCCAGGTCGTTAAGAAAGAGGAAGATAGAATAGTTGTCGAAGTCCCTTCCTACCGTCACGACATCACAACAGAAACAGACCTCATTGAAGAACTTTTTCGTGCTGTAGGTTTTCACTCTATCGCGCACACCCAAAGCTCTGTCGCCACCTCTAAAGTACGCGAAGCCTACCCCCCTCTCTACTCTTTAAATCGTCAACTTGTTCACTCCTTAACAGGATTTGGTCTGCTGGAATTTTACACAGAAGACCTATTAGCACCAGCCTCCGCGGAACTCTATCCAAAAACAGAATCTAACATTCATCTCTCTGGATCAAAAAGCTCTTTATTATTAAGACCTTCTTTGTTCCCTGGCCTGTTATCCTGTGCTGCAAACGCTTTTAATCGCCGGCACAACTCCTTCAGGGGATTCGAAATTGGAAAAGTTTATGATAAAATCAATGAGCGTTACCAAGAAAAAGAAGTTCTAGGACTCATACTAGGAGGAGAACCTTCCCCTAACTCTTGGATGCCTACCGACAAAAAACTATCCTTTTTCTCAATAAAGGGCTTGATAGAAAAACTTCTCTGCGATTTAGGTATAAGTATTCCACTAGATGTAGACCCTTCTGACTCACCCCTTTTTCATCCATTCCAACAAGGCTTGTTAAGAGTAAAAAAAACGGATTTAGGAATTATTGGTTCCGTGCATCCCAAGTATTTAAGAAAAGCAGGCATCTCTCAGCCGGTACTTTTTGCCGAAATTTTCTTAGATAAACTTCTAAAACTACTTCCCAAAGAACATGTTTCTTACAAACCTGTTTCTCCTTTCCCTTCATCGTTTAGAGATGTTACTTTGCCCGTTCCAGATAAAATCCCTTCGTCTACTTTGGTGAAAAAACTTTTGTCTCTAAACTCTAAATGGCTTGAAAGTGTCACGGTCGTCAGTATATACCGTGATAGTAAGAGTATTGATAGCAACGTTAGAAATATTTCCTTGCGATTAACCTTCCGAGGAAATACAAAAACATTGTCTAATCAAGAAGTCGATGAAGAATATAATTTATTAATCACTTCGTTGCACCAACAACTCGAAAGAGAATAACTTTATAAAATTTAGATGATTATGCGTTTACTACTCATTTTGTTACTTAGTTTGCCTCTCTCCTCTCTATCAGCTTTTGGAGCACCTAAGGATTCTTTAATTATGAAAGAAACTTACCGCAATAACTATGGAATCATTGTCTCAAAGCAGGAATGGGTTAGAAGAGGTAAAGATGGAACTGTCACTAAAGTTTTAAAAGATGGTTCTGTTATTCATGAAGTATTCTCTTCGGGTTCTTATCACGGAGAAGTTACCGCTACGTTCCCTCACAGTGAAACTATAGCCCAAGTGAAAACTTATGACATGGGGCGCCTCCTGTCTATAAAAACATTTTTCGTTAACGGGTTGCCTGCTCGAGAAGAAGTTTTTAAAGACGATGGAGCCCATGTAACGTCCCTTTGGTCTGAAGGGAACGAAGCAGATACAGTCTCTACCCCTTATTTTATTGAAACGGTCTCCGGAGGAAAAATTGTCGAGGGTTTCTATTCATCAAGGAATGGAAAGTATACTTCCACTATTTCTCAAGGGTCTGGTGTCCGTTCCTCGTTTTCTCCTGATAATGCTTTACTGACAGAAGAAATTTTCCGTGATGGAGAAATGATCAAACGCATTACTTTTTACTCCAACAGAGATCCAGAATCTATCGTACACTATGTTAACGGCTACCCTCACGGATTGCGTCTAACATACTTAATCGGAGGCATTCCTAACACTATAGAAGAATGGCGTTACGGATACCAAGACGGCATGACTACTGTTTTCAAAAATGGATGCAAAGTTGCGGAAATTTCTTATGTAAAAGGATCTAAAGAAGGACTAGAAC
This is a stretch of genomic DNA from Chlamydiifrater phoenicopteri. It encodes these proteins:
- the pheT gene encoding phenylalanine--tRNA ligase subunit beta, whose protein sequence is MLRTKDCNNHFPCPTLLILQQDLPSCRAEPLKLLPLYILSRKISYQKRLQAMLIPLQALQRYFSSPISLKEILRACDIIGIEATISESKEKSFSDVVAVKILEVRPHPDAEKLRVATVSDGESLTQVVCGASNCREGIITAFAKVGATLTSSEGATYKIKKSKIRGVESFGMCCSTEELGIAAENSSEGILELPSDTPLGEDLSIILGSVSLELSLTPNLGHCASLLGVAREIAFALGKTLITPQEWNFSPFPTLLCPSFDRADEDACPLFAFAEITGIANIPSPKGLQETLTKLGQKPTNAIVDITNYIMLGLGQPLHAYDRRFVDTDSLSVSKLNSSQSITTLQNEELLLPESTLVIKDKEKTLAIAGVIGCKSSSIQDSTESIVLEAAYFSPQTISKSISLTGLQTEASYRFSRGVDPKNVLPALYAAIHLILDIFPQAKVKHVYVLENSPYEAKFVYLRTFQVNRLLGTSLDQKECCLRLERLGFQVVKKEEDRIVVEVPSYRHDITTETDLIEELFRAVGFHSIAHTQSSVATSKVREAYPPLYSLNRQLVHSLTGFGLLEFYTEDLLAPASAELYPKTESNIHLSGSKSSLLLRPSLFPGLLSCAANAFNRRHNSFRGFEIGKVYDKINERYQEKEVLGLILGGEPSPNSWMPTDKKLSFFSIKGLIEKLLCDLGISIPLDVDPSDSPLFHPFQQGLLRVKKTDLGIIGSVHPKYLRKAGISQPVLFAEIFLDKLLKLLPKEHVSYKPVSPFPSSFRDVTLPVPDKIPSSTLVKKLLSLNSKWLESVTVVSIYRDSKSIDSNVRNISLRLTFRGNTKTLSNQEVDEEYNLLITSLHQQLERE
- a CDS encoding toxin-antitoxin system YwqK family antitoxin, whose translation is MRLLLILLLSLPLSSLSAFGAPKDSLIMKETYRNNYGIIVSKQEWVRRGKDGTVTKVLKDGSVIHEVFSSGSYHGEVTATFPHSETIAQVKTYDMGRLLSIKTFFVNGLPAREEVFKDDGAHVTSLWSEGNEADTVSTPYFIETVSGGKIVEGFYSSRNGKYTSTISQGSGVRSSFSPDNALLTEEIFRDGEMIKRITFYSNRDPESIVHYVNGYPHGLRLTYLIGGIPNTIEEWRYGYQDGMTTVFKNGCKVAEISYVKGSKEGLELRYNENEAIAEEVSWKNNNLHGVRKIYAGDISKKEWYHHGKVVTKAKFERLNNLAG